aatttgattaaataaataaaaagaaaagaaaaaatgtgtTCATTATTGGTTTGTTTAGCAAACTCTAGTGTGAAAACAAAATCCTCCACTGAAAAGATACGAATTTAATGAAATGGCTAATCGTTGTGGATAGTAATTCGAAGATTATATTTATTGAaaacatttataaattttaaagttaaatttattaaaatttttaaggttaaatttattaaaattttagaattgaactaaaataataaatattgtaaatattgatggataaatttattaaatattttatatttatgattaaattaatagaatggCGTCAATATTAAAAAGCTAAATTAGTTATTACATCAATAAAAAGCTAACATCAACTTTCAAGCACTCATTTAATGGAAATTAACGGGAAAGTTTAATGATGCATTCACTTCGGTTTTCCATTCTGATCAGCTGAATTGAATTTCAAAGTTTTTAGAGCAATGATTTCCTTGGGCTGCTTTTCACTTGTCCTTTTTCTTacgttagattttggaattcgatttacatttatttttctattttttctctcATATaatattagtatttaaattatcaatttattattatttttaaaaaattaactgtGTTTAAAACAATTAAGCTGTACACCTCTATACATTACATTTGATGATGTCACATTCATTAAAAACattatgtaaaatatttaaaattatataaaattaaaaatacatataaaatttataaatttttattaaattaaaaagtttgaaatttttataatatataaattatataaaataaaaattggaaaaaatatttagattcaaaattttataaaaattatgaaaagttattaaattggaaagatttataaaaataaatttataatatatagattatataaaataatattataaaaattctgtataaaatataaacaattcatatatatataaattcaaaaaataagtaaattttattaaattcaaaatatTGTATAAcatcactatatatatatatatatatatacatatatattcattgATGATCATGTTACCATGACATGGAGAAGAGGTAGAGAGATGACATGTTTTCATTGGTTCAGTGTGCAACCTTATGTATCATCGTTGTTAACTTTTTAgagaaaaacaataaaataaaaataaattgtacATGCATGAGACTCATGGTCATCAATTATTAATCCATTGCCATAATTTATTGGGTTTCTTCCTTATCTTGTTGTTGGTTGTGGATGATATCATAAACTTGTACGATGGGAGTGTTCTGTAGCAAAACTATACAAGTGTTGTGTATGTATATGGTCGTTTGTTTATTTTAGCTCCAATGCCCAACGAAGTGAGATAGCGCGATGGATTCAAATTTGAATGAAGGAAAAGTAAAGCCCCTTGATGGGGTTAGATTTATACAATAACCCTTATTTTTGTTTGCGCTGCTATATTACATTCCTATATGAACAAATTTATAGTATTGTCTGAAGAAGAAGACACTGCTTCAATGTTTATTGTTCATATCCTTCAAAGATCAAAGTAAAGAAATTGTAGTTCCTGTTTCCTTGTCTATGATATGGATACAGACAAAAGATATACTAAATAAATTCAAGTACTTGAATAAAGACATCAAAAGTAGGTGATGAATGGGTAGATTAAGTAAACATAAATACTTACAAGAAGTAATTGCCATCATTTGCATTTTCATTGGTGTAAGGGACGTCCCTATTAAACGCCTGCAAAGAAATATTATCCAAGTCAAAATCGTGGAGGATCTGATCGGCGTTAGCTCTACTGCTAGAAGAGCTAAAGTAGGCATCGGGGTGAACATTGGGGAATGATACCGCATGATGTTGTTGATGACTTGGTGGATAATAATAATCGTTGGCAGCGGCTGGCATTACGGAACTTGCAGTCCCGCTCTGATTTTGATCACTCCCGAGAGCAAAGTTCAAGTTGATAGGGCCTCTTCTGTTGTTGGTTGAAAGGGGTGGTGTTGTAGGACAACCAGTAAATCGTTGCACTAAGGCTCGAAAATTGCTGGCGTCAGCATTGAGAAGGGTGGTGGGTGTTTTCTTGGAAGCTCTTGCCCGCCTTCTTATTGGCTTTGGGGAAGAACCCTTTGCCAACTGATCATCTCTTCCTGAGCTAAGGTTCAGCTGGTTGCTCTCCGAAGAGGCTACAATAGTGGCATCAACATCAGAGAATCCCAAGGATGATGATGCCGACATTTCATCCATACTTTGTTCATAGAATTGCATCCATTCACTGGAGGTTCCCGTAGAGGTGTTCATGGAAAGGAATAATATCTATTCACTGATTTTCgctgctattttttttttttttttggggaatTCTTTGATTATAGAAAGGAACAACTTTTAGCTTCAATTTGTTCATACATATATACTAGTGACAGATAATGTCTGGTCAAAGTAAACAGGTATACTCTTGACCCTGCTTACAGAGAAGATTAAACTGCTTGAGCCCAAAGCAGAGCAGCTTCCTGGAAACAACGTGTGTTAATATCAATTATCAAATGGGTCATCATCAACATATCACATGCCTATAGGCTAAGTTTAGACCTTTGCTTTTGGTGGGTCTTTGCTTCTCGGTCAACCTAGTGCTTGAAAATAACAAATGAATTTAAAGTGTGGTTATTTTCCTCCGTTTTTCTTCTCCATTAAGTTGCATGTATACATAAGAACATGACGATACATGTCTTACACGATCAAATATAGATgagtttgaattgaattgaattggtgAGAGGCAATTCCCAGTAAAGGAGGCTGAATTTGCCCAAACAACATGCAAGATTGGAAATTGTAGGTTTTGAAAAGTCAGCATACCAAATATACCGGCTAGCTACATAATAAAAATGGGCAAGCTTCTAGATTCATATTTTCCACATTGCCCTCTTACATCAGTCCTATTCCATGCCAATCTCATGATAAATACATCCAAAATCAGTTTCTATCAAACCCAAACACAGAAACAAGTAATTATAGCTTGCTGGCTATTTCTGAGTTGCTGCCATGGGTTTCTCGTgaagtagaaaaataaagaaagtttGCAGTCCAGGGCATATTGATAATGAAGATGACATAACGGATAGCAAGTAGAACAAGAAACCATATATACTAATAATTGTTGAGATTACATTATGGTCATATTTACAGAAAAAACATAAAATAGTACTACTTGATTAATATAATATAAGGGAATTGTAGCTCGTGCGAATACTAGTTTTACTTTAAGGATGCCAATTCGACTTcttttttctaatattattaggaACTCAGATGGGATTTATTGCTTGTTAAGCAAGCTGATGAGATAAGATTACTTATGAGTGGTATTTTCAGCAGGGGAGTCagtcaaaagaaaggaaataaatgctGAATTTTGATATTTGTTTGTTTGGCTTGTCAGATGAACTCCATTTTATTTGCTTTATTTTCCATATTCGTTATACTCATTATTAACCCAAAATGCATTGGTTGTATGAATGGGAAAAGATGGGGGGGAAATTTCGCTTCTTTTATTGAAGTGTGGAAACGACGACTATTACTATATTCTTTTGTTTTGACCATCACCAAATTAAGAAAATGGATGATGGTAATTGGTCAAAGATGAACAGTATGGAATTAAGATAGAAGTTGACCAAGTGTTAATCACTCCTCTCTGCCTCTTTGTATGTGGCTTTACACTATCTACCATGTGACTCAGATTAAATGCCTTCAACCTACAACGGCTTATCCCTTTCGAAGAAACAAAATTCAAAGTTCAaactgttttttcttttttttcaatttcaacaTTAATCAGGAGCAGCATGCACAAGAAATGGCATAATAAGCATGAAATAGAACCCCCAGAAGCCGCAACAGCCATTCGCCACCCCAAACTGGAAACAAAAATGTGTTTTGCACAATGATTAAGAGACCACAAGGCTTTGAATGTCACAGCAAACTTGAATTGATTccaaatctttcttttctttttggttttgGAAAGCAGTCAAACTTGTACTGCTAGCCATTACACCCGATACCCTGAAGAAAAAAAATATTGACAAAAAACGAATGTCATCCACCTACTTCCATTTCCACATATACAATGGGTAAAGACCTACAACTCAACTCTAACTATTAAGATGCAGAAAACAATGCATGCCAAAGGCCATCAGCTGCAATCTGCATCCACCCTCACCACCCTGCTCATATAATGTAACAGCTGCAAGGTGCTAAAACATTACTGTGTTTTACTACAAAATTCAATCATCAATTACCATAGAATTTGATAGCCTACAATGTtgtatttaaaaatgaaaataaacaaatatattcGCATTACAGTTTTTTAATATGTGACACTCTCAATTTGaaacatttttttaatttaaataaattactcTTTTATTTCTTGCcttttaaattatattagatCATTGATTTTAtacattaattaattattatacgtatattacaatttatacaagattctttttaaattaatcttattataataaaattcttttattacgtttaattataattattttcataaattaatTTGATTGTTAGtacaaaattttataataaaacattaacatatctatttattataattactttaatataatattttcaaacttaataataaaacatatattttatatactaCTAATATGCATTATCCAtttgattaaatttatattatttttatttctttttttaaaaatacattgACAAACATTACAACATACAAGCATACAaactaatatattatatattacaagggtcttaaaattttaatatattcacactataaatatttggcaTGAGAGATTGCATTATTTGAAAGCATTttgatttaatctaatttttattataaattatatacatgtataaaaattattttatacatgAACTTATAGTTAATAATActtctcattattttatttcgcctgcacaaaaaaaaataataatcaatGCTTTTTTGgacataaaattttatattttccaATTTATTACCTTTAATGCGTAAAAGTAAATTGTAATAAACCATCACTTAAATATCCATTTGcactaatataaaattataaagataatccttttttttaattatttcacaACATTTTAACCTTAGTAATATGCATTCGTAAGGCACACTGTATAACAAAAATATATGACAACAATATGCCTATTGTCAGGCAACCGGTAGTAAAATCAAATCCCTTATGTCTATgccaatattttaataaataaatttaacggAAAACTAAACCTAGTATCACTATGTTATTAGTAAGTTTAAGTTTtaatcattcaactttcaaaagttataaaatgattattgaGTTAAAGTTTACATTTAAGTCACTAGactgttaaaattattattgtataGCATTTTCTATTCACATCATTTGCATCAATCAAAAGatctctttctctttttcttttacatttcagttttttttcatgaaacaactttgaataTCATGAATCTACAAACTAAAATCAAAGCAACTTCTTTCTCCAAAATTGACACTAACCGTTAGATcgacttggatctaaggtatgtcCTTCTACTTATCAATGGGTACTAATCCACTATAACAATTCTTGAATCGTCACTTGGAACTTACTAgccaaacttaaaaaaaaaaaatttgaacagcccaataatttaaatgaaaacttttgaatagttcatttacttaaaatgaaattttaaaatacttcAATGACCAtttgtaattttttgaagttgaatgatcgaaacataaacttactaatagtttagtgatttTGGGTGTAGTTTTCCttagatttaaatttttaaaaattatatatataatatattgggTCTAGATTGCGAATGATGATATGATACGGTGTTGTTTCGACATAGCACTTAGGTGCACTCTTGGGccatatgtatgtatttatgtatGGTGTTGAGATTGGATATACATTGAGTACAATATGTGAGGAGTTTAAGTGAGAATCTCAAGTATCCAAATCATATTTGACTAGAGTTTACGATGGGTGAAAACAAATCAAGTATTGTTACCAAACTATAAATGTGGCTCTAAATGGTTAAAATCAAAACTAAGTGTCATGGACTAAAtatcttttaacaaaacgagatgCGAAGGAAGTAAATGAATAAGTAGGCTAATAAGAATTTAATATGACATTGTGCCCTAAAGCTTAGTGGCCTAATGAACTTGTCCTTATTAATATTAATGAAATTAATAATCATGCATGCCTTCGTAAAagtaatggaaatgaaaatgtCAAGTGTAAAAAATATGTGTATACATATAAGTGTTTGGAACCTTATGAAAGTACTAAACGTGAATTCCATAATGTGATAGGTTAATGAACTATGAAAATGTAAGTTTAGCTTTAAAATTTGATTAACTTAACGAATCCGTTAATAGTGCTAAAATGTGGTTGGTAGGTATTGGTATAACATGTTTAAGATGGGCTCAACACAAATAAAGCATAGGATAATTAGGTTATTCATAGTTACTAATGTAACAATTCAATTTTCCTGTGGTGTCAGAAATTATGATTTGAAATGTCATTTTTATAAATCGTGTTTgtgaatatatttaatatttgtgATACTAGTATAGAAATATTAAAAATGGTCTAGTAATTTTAGTTaatcgatagttaattaagataCAAGTGTAATGATCTTAAAATCAATGGTATTGAAAAATGCAATTTCGGAAACCCATTTCCAATGattgagtccataaatattaaataatatttacgagGTTAATATAAAGTTTAATTAAAACTTAGTTTTTTAATTTTGTCAATCAGATAGTtaattgtaaaagtggtaaaagttaatcgctatagatttttaattgctAAAGAAATTAAATCATAATCCAAAAaggaaaataggtcattttataTGTTAGTGCACGGTTGGTGGAgattttgataaaataaaattaaaaattttataattaaagaataaaagaaaCATAAAAGATAAGGTCACCatctttatttttcttctctGCCACCGATTGTGATACAAAGAACAAGGAGAATCCATTGTTTTGGCTTGAAGGTATTCGAACCttacatataaataaattaaaagttcatttttcgtaaattttatattttttagatcatTAAAGCTCAGTTTAGCTAACTCGTGTGTTTTTTTTAATAActattaaaatttctaaatattTTCATTGATTAATGCTTGATGAAACTGGTGTTATTTGGTTAGATTTGATGCTTAGATAtgaaaaaggactagtttgtaaagtgaAAATTATTAGTTTtgaatatagggactaaattataaatattttgaaatctATATGAAATTTATGTGACAATAGATATTGGAGAGGTGTAAAAGGGATGGAATTGTGATCAATTTCAAAATCGAAGCTCAAATGTGAAAGTTATGACGATTTTAgttatagagactaaattgaataaaatgtaaaactttaagGGCATTCGAATAATAAAATTGAACTGATACATGCACATAATAGGATGATATAAGATGcttgaaattgataaattgaatggaataattgtataaatcgaaAATTGGACCAAATTAGAAATAATAGGGAAAAAATAAAATTGTCGAATAGTCCTTAAAGTTTCAACTTGTTTGCTGATTTAACCAGATAAGTTCATACTATGGTTATAGATATTTGTAATATATTcttgaattatgaaattttttgTATGTTTGGAATTTGAATTGTCTGCAATTTGGTACAAAAAGGTGTgacatggactaaattgtaaaggaaTGATAAATTGACTGATAAATTGAATATGATGAATTGCAATTTGAGATatttaatgaattgatatttgattaTGACTAGCCAAATAGTGTTAGTATGAATCTGATTGATTATTGAAATAGAggactaaatttaataatttGCAAAATATGTATGATCTTGTAACTAAATGTGATTTGGATAGAATTTGATCTTAAACTATTATTGAAATATTATTCGTAGCTAAAAACGATACAAGATCATCGAAAGAGAAAGGGAAGGCTAGAGTCGACGATGAGTGACGCGAGCtttcagtttgtatttctataacctGAAACTAATTATAGTTAATGCATACTCATGATAATATTGTACCATATAGTATTAAGGTAAGCTATTAATAGAAATTGAATTACAATATGTTATGTTACGTGATAAATTGAAGAATTATTATTGAATTGAGAATGATGGATATGAATCGGGATAGTATATAAAAGAGCATGTACCTAGTAGAGTCTTCattatattttgatatgtttgaaaTGTTGATTTGGGGAAGTTGATGAATGTGTACATGTATTAAATATATGCAAGTATAGTACAAATGGTTAATACTTTATTGTTAATGGCATGTTTGGAAATGGTTGAAATGTGTATAAAACATATGAAATAGTATTTGAAATATAGATTGGTATGAATCATGCTAGTAGGTGGTTTGTTGATTAGTGATATTGGTATATGATGGATGGTTGAAAGAGAATAATGTTTGGAAAGTGTACATATACGAAGTTATATGCATCTTAGATAGGGCTTGAGGTACGCAATTGAAATTGGAAGATAACATATATGGATTACTTATGCAATGGACATTGGTTTTGACATATGTTTGTATAACTGATAGGAAATGTTTAATATTGGAGTTGTCAGATGGAACCGATAGTAAAAACACAAAATAGGAATGTGTAAAAAGTGTCATATCTATTAAAtgtactattcatatggtcaagAATAGAGTAGAAGTAATGTCATATACTATGTTATGCTAATTTGTAGGTTTTGGATATACGTGGATGTTGCAAAAACAGTTAGTGATGTTGCTCGAGTGTTGTCATGATGAGAGGTCACGTTGCGACGTCGATTGCAAGTTATCGGGATAAGCTTGAACTCCAGGTCAAGACGCGACGAGGAAGCCCACCGCCGTGATGAGACCAAGTCAGTGAGTCATGTTGTGACAAGGAACTCCCTTACGTCAAGATGTCAACCCTAAATTTTGAGTTCCTTCCAACTTAGTCCTAATTCGATATCAGGTCAACTTTAGAGCTGCCAGAAGCTTGTGTAAGACCTAGAACTGATTCTGTTCTATATTAATGTATGCTTTGACTAGaactaaattattaaattatatgaattaatTGTGATAGGTCGTGGTTGACGAATACAAATCAAATGATTTAGGATGTAACTTATTTTATATATGTACTTGTCAATGGGAAAGTGAATATATGTGTCACAAATAGTACGAGTTTAAAGTAGGATGGTTATATGTTGGTATTTGAGAATACGGCTGTTGGGTCATGAATGGTAAATGGTTTCGAACTTGGTATGTTATGCTAAGATGCTAGTGATCTTGATGAATTAATTATAATTGCATATGATTTTGTATGAGATACATTAGCTAACCAGTTTATAGTATTTGAGCTACTGTAAACTtgtataaaacctaaaaatgattGTATATTAATTGAAACGAATGATTTAGGTGATATTAGAAGTGGTAAATCGGAGAATGGGATTGATAATGGCATGTTTTGATATTGATATGATTAAAATGCTATTATAATAAGCATAATGAAAGGTCTAAATAGGATGTATTGAAGTGGGAAGAATTGTTGTGAGTTTTACACACTTAATATGTTTATATTGAAAAAGTAAAGCTTAGTAACTCCAAGTTATAAGTATATGATAGATATATGTATATAGACATACATGTTTACTATGTGTAGAATTGTTAATGCTAATATTActtacttaaataataaaaataccaCCAAGTATTTTACTCAGTGTACTAATTGTTCTCTCTATGCACAGGTTAGATTAATTCTAGATTTTCAAGTATCGACCTCAACATCTAATCCACAATCCCAGTCTCAGCAACGTTTGCTTGTTTCCAACTTTATTTACATTTGGCATGTACCTAATAGGTTAGGTTTTGTGgtaattaaatgttgtaggttattaaatacatatataaatgaaACTTT
This window of the Gossypium arboreum isolate Shixiya-1 chromosome 12, ASM2569848v2, whole genome shotgun sequence genome carries:
- the LOC108478350 gene encoding VQ motif-containing protein 22 codes for the protein MNTSTGTSSEWMQFYEQSMDEMSASSSLGFSDVDATIVASSESNQLNLSSGRDDQLAKGSSPKPIRRRARASKKTPTTLLNADASNFRALVQRFTGCPTTPPLSTNNRRGPINLNFALGSDQNQSGTASSVMPAAANDYYYPPSHQQHHAAFNRDVPYTNENANDGNYFL